Genomic segment of Aliarcobacter trophiarum LMG 25534:
AGATTTAAAGATATATCTTTTTATACCATAAAGAAAAAACAAAAAGAGAGTACAAATGCTGTTTAAATTTATTTGAACTTGCCAATGTAAAAATATGTTTCAAATAATTTTCATTAAAAAATTGTGTTTGCTTATTTACTTCTAAAATGGTTTCTAGTATAGAGTTTCCAAACTCTTCTTGAAGCCATTCATTAAAAGGACTATTAAAACCTTTCTTTACCCTATTTATAATCTCATTTGGAATATGTTTTTGAGCTATTTTCTTTAGTAGATATTTGTTAGTATCTCCCATTTTAAGTTGACTTTCTATACTAAAAATATATTTAACTATATCATTATCCAAAAAAGGTGTATGTATTTGCAAGGAGTTTATATTTGAAACTTTATATACTTTTGATAAAACAGGATTTGAAACCCAAAGTTTTAGATCAATATAGCTCATATTATCTATAAAATCTTTTTTTGGAGTTTCATTTTTGAATGTTGGAACTTTTACAAAAAGCTTTCTTTTTTGTATATCATTAAAAATCTCTCCAAAAGAGTTATATATATTTTGCTTTTTTACAACTCTTCTCAAAAACTCACTCTCTTTTGTATTGTTTTGTAAAGCGGATATTATCTCATCTAAAAAACTATTTTGCTCTTTTGATAAAGATTTCTCAAAATTGTGATATTTCAAAAATTTTGCATAGTTATCATATCCTAAAAAAAGCTCATCAGCTCCTTCTCCAGAGAGCAAAGAGTTTACACCAAAATCTTTAACATTTTTTAATAAAAAATTTAGTGGAATAGCTGCACTGTCTCCATGAGGTTCATCAAAGAACTCTAAAGAGCTATAAAAACTATCTAAGTACTGTTTTTTATTAATTATAACTTCATGATGATTTGAGTTTATATGATTTGAAGCGATTCTTGCATAGGAAAGCTCACAATAGTTTTTGTACTGACTATAACCTATAGAAAAGGTATCTATTTTTTTACCAGATAATTTTGTATATATTGAAGATATAAGTGAACTATCAACTCCACCACTTAAAAGTGTACTAGGAGATGATTTAAGCCGTTTTTCTATTGCAGAGAATAAAAGCTTCTCTAAATCATTTAAAGCTATACTTTCATCATTTATAGCCTTGTAAGTGTTTATTTTATAGTACCTCTTTTTTGTTAACTCTTTTTTTGGTTCAAAAATCAAATATGAAGCCTCTTCAAGTTTATAAATATCATTATAAAAGGTATCTTCACCAAAAGTTGAGAAGTATTGGATATATTTACTAAGAGCTAATTTATTCATTTTTGGAGTAATTGATAACTCTTTTAAAATATCTTTTATAGAAGTTGAGAATATGAATATTTCATTTTTTATATAATAATATAGTGGAATATTTCCAAATCTATCTCTTGAACAAAAGTAAAGATTTTTTATTTTATCATAGATGCAAAAGGCAAAGTTTCCATCTAATTTTGAAACAAAATCAAAGCTATATTTAAGATAAAAATCTTCTAAGAGTTCAAATTCATTTTTAAATGTGTAAATATTTGTGTTATAAATTTCACCTTCAAAATAAATTGTAAAATCTTTAAGATCAAGTTTTTTCATATATTTACTTTATAAAATAGTCAATAATCTCAATGTAAAAGTGCAATAAAAGTACAAAAATAGCACTAGAAACTAAAATGGTTGCAGCAACATCACTAGATTTTACATTATATATTACAGAAAAATTTACATTATTTACAGCAAGTGGAACCATTAGCTCCATAATAATAATGGAAGCAATCATAGAGTTTAAATCTGTAAAGTTTATAATTAAAATAAGACCTATAACAGGTAATAAAATATGTTTAACAAAACTAATATGTAAAGATAACTTCCAAGGAATAGCTTTTATCTTTACACTATATAAATAAGTTCCAAAAATCATAAGTTGAAGAGTTAAAGCACTATATGCACCCATTTCTAAGGCAAAATCAAACTCTTTGGGAATAGGTATCTTATAGTAGTTTATAAAAAGAGCAAAAACGGCAAACCAAATAACAGGGATTTTAAATATAGATTTTATTGATTGCCAAAAATTAAACTGTTCTCTTGCAAAAAAGAAGATAGAGACTGTATACATAAAAAAGATATTTGCGATATTTATAATACTAGTATATGGTACACTCTGCTCTCCAAAAAGTGCAATTCCCAAAGGAATACCTAAATTACCAGTATTTCCTATAAGAGCAGTTGCTAAAAAGATATTATTATCTGTTTTTGATGAGAATATAAATTTTGAGTACAAAAGCATTAAACCTAAAGTACTTAACATACAAATAATAGTAAATATTGGAGAAAAAATAAACTCATAATTTAAAGGTTCTTTTGTTAATCCCCAAAAAATCATAATTGGTTGTAGATAGTAAAGGGAGATTAAAACTAAAGTTTTTTCATCTATTTGAGTTTGTAGCTTTTTTTTTGCAATAAAACCCAAAAAGATAAAAAAATAGATAGGAAGAACTGAAAGTATAGCTTCTATTTTTTATCCTTTAGTAGCAGTCTTAAACTGCTACAATTCCTTTTATCATATAAAAAATTCCAGCAGCTAAAAGAGCTGATGTAGGTACTGTAATAACCCAAGCAGCGATTATTTTTTTAACAGCATCTCTTTTTACATATTTTGTACCTTTTGCTTGTTTGAAATCTTTTTTCTCCTGTTTTACTTGAGCTTCAATTTCATCTATTTTCTTAAATAATTCAACAATTTTTATATAAGTTTGTTTATTTTTATCTTTAATGGCTTCAAGCTTAGATAAATCTGCTTGATTTTTTTCAAGCTCTTTTTTATGTTTTTTGAATTTCTCTCTAATATCTTGAACATAGTTCTTTTCCGTCATATCAAGAGCCTCTCTTAAAAATCCAACTCCAAAAACACCACCTATTGCAATATGAGTAGAAGATACAGGAAGACCTAATTGACTTGCTAAAATAACAGTAAGAGCAGTTGCTACTGCAATAGAGAATGCTCTCATTTGATCCAGTTCTGTAATTTCACTACCAACAGTTCTTATTAGTCTAGGACCATATAAAATAAGTCCAATAACTATACCAATTGCACCAACAACCATAATCCAAAATGGAACAGATGCATTTACATTTGCCCCTTCATGTAAAATTGCATCATTTATAGCAGCAAGAGGACCAATTGCATTTGAAACATCATTTGCCCCATGTGCAAATGATAGTAGAGCTGCACCAAAGATTAGAGCAGGTGTGAATAATTTATTTACACTAGCTCTATCATTTGATAGAGAGGATAAATTTTTATCTATACTTCTTTTAGTCAAAAAATATGCACATACAGAGAATAGAATACTAATTCCTGAGGCAAATAAGAAACTAACATGAATTACTTGCTTTAAACCTTTTAAAATTAGGTATGTAGAAAATGCCCAAGTCATTATAGCGATTAAAATAGGAATAAATTTTTTAGCTTGTTCTAGCATATTTTCTTTATAAACAATCTGTTTTTTTATAAAATATAGGAAACTAGCAGCAATAATTCCACCGAGTAAAGGAGATATAACCCAAGAAGAAGCAATTTCTGCTAAGCTACCCCAATTTAAAATAGAAAAGCCAGCACTTGCTATTCCAGCTCCCATTACACCACCAACAATTGCATGAGTAGTTGAAACAGGTGCACCAATAGATGTAGCAAAGTTTAACCACACAGCACCTGCAAGAAGACCTGCTGTCATTGCCCAAATAAATGAGTTTTTATCAGAAATTAATGTAATATCAATAATTCCACTTTTAATAGTATTAACAACATCCCCTCCAGCTACAATAGCTCCAGCACTTTCAAATATTGCTGCTATTATAATTGCCCCTGTTAAAGTTAAAGCTCTTGCTCCAACTGCTGGCCCTACATTGTTTGCAACATCATTTGCCCCAATATTTAAAGCCATATATGCTCCAAAAATGGCACCTATTATTAAAAAAGTATTATCGGGTACTTTACCGTGAGAAGAGTATGTCCAAAGAAATACTGCTAATAAAAATAGCAGTGAGAGAGATAATTTTGCGAAACTTGAAAGAGATTTCTCGGTGGCACTTTCAATAGTCTTTATAGTTTTAATATCCATACGATTTTCCTTATGTATCTAAATTGTGATAAAGTTATTATAGTTTAATTACTCTTATTTCGAGTTTAGTGATAACGGGGAAAAAGAAGAGATTTAATCTCTTCTTCTAGGTCTTGAACTTCTTGCAGGTTTATCAGCAGAATCTCTACTTGAACTAGTTCTACTTCTTGATGTTGAGGGCTTTTTCTGACCACCTCTATCATCTCTTGGAGCAAAATCTCTTCTTTGTCCACCACTTCTTCCTCTTCCTCTTGAAGAACCTCTTCTATCATCACTTCTATCGTTATTTCTTGATACATTTTCTATTAATCTACTTATATCAAGCTCACTTTTTCCTATGTGATTGTTCCCCTTTACATAAGTTTTTGAAGCAATTATAGAAGCTAATTTAAATGCAATTGTAGATATGTCAAACTCATCTTTTAACTCTTCAACAATAGCTATTGCATAATCTTTTATCTCTTGATCTAAAATAGATTGTTTAAGCTCATCAATTTTCTTCTGTTTTACAGTTGAAATATTTGGAACAACTTTAGATTCTAATTTTGTACCAATTGTTTTTTCAATTCTTTGAAGAGTTCTAAACTCATGAGGTGTTACAATTGAAATAGCAACTCCTTCTTTTCCAGCTCTTCCTGTTCTTCCAATTCTATGAACATAAGATTCACCATCAAAAGGCAAGTGATAATTAAATACATGAGTTACATCATTTACATCAAGTCCTCTTGCAGCAACATCAGTTGCAATTAAAATCTCTAGCTTTGAAGTTTTAAATGCTTTAATAGCTTCTTCTCTTTGTTTTTGCTCCATATCACCGTGTAATGATTTAGCCATAAACCCTTGAGAGATTAAAAAAGTTGATAATCTATCAACATCTTTTTTTGTTCTACAAAAAATTATAGATTTTTTTGGATTTTTATAATCAAAAAGTCTTATAAGTGCATCATCTCTCTCTCTTTCATCTACTACATAGAAAGTTTGAGTAATGTTTTTGTTTGTTACATCAGCTTTTGTAATTGTTACAAACTCTGGCTCTTTTAAAATTGTTTTTGCTAGATTTTTTATTGCTGTTGGCATTGTTGCTGAAAATAGTAAAGTTTGTCTAGTCTCAGGAAGATATGTGAAAATCTCTTTAATATCATCTAAGAATCCCATGTCAAGCATCTCATCTGCTTCATCTAAAATTACAAATCTTGGTTTGATTTTTATATGTCCATTTTTTAATAAATCTAAAAATCTTCCAGGTGTTGCTACAATTACACTAGCAGTCTCCATTAGTTTTAGTTGTCTTGAGTATGATTGACCACCATAAACTGTTGCTGTATTTATTCCTAGAAACTTTCCAAATTTAAAAAGTTCATCAGATACTTGCATTGCTAGTTCTCTTGTTGGAACTATTACAACTGCCTCTGCATTTTTACCCGTTAATTGATTTAAAACAGGTAGTCCAAAAGCTGCTGTTTTTCCTGTTCCTGTATGAGCTTGTCCTACCATATCTTTTCCTAAAAGTATATGTGGGATAGCATCTATTTGAATTGGACTTGGCTCTTTAAATCCAGCTTCGTCTATTGCTTTTTGTAAATTTTCTTTGAAATTAAAATCTTTAAAAGTCATTTTTTATCCTTAAAGTATATATTTTAAATATACACTCTTATATTAAAAAACCTTCCTAAAATGGATAATCAAATATAAAAAATATGTAAGTTATTAGTATAAAATTACTAAATCTTAAAAAAAGATAGGCATATAAATGTGTATAAATCTGCGGAGTTTATCTAAAAATATATTAGATATAGCTTTAAGAAAGAAAACTTTCTTAAATGCTATCAAGACCTTTGTAGTTTTCAAGGTATTTTGTATCGTAGTTGTTATCAACAAAATCTTGGTTCGCCATCATTTTTTTATGGAATGGGATATTTGTTTTAATTCCTTCAACCTCAAACTCACTTAAAGCTCTCTTCATAATGTTTATAGCTTTATTTCTATCTCTACCCCAAACGATTAGTTTTCCAATCATTGAATCATAATGAGGAGGAACTATATAGTTTGTATAGATATGTGAATCTACTCTTACATTTCTTCCACCTGGAACCATCCATTGAGTTATCTTTCCAGGACATGGTAAGAAAGTATTTGGGTCTTCAGCTGTAATTCTACACTCAATAGCATGACCTCTAAATCTAATACTATCTTGAGCTGGAAGCTCTTTACCTTCAGCTACTTTTATCATCAACTCTACAATATCAAGACCTGAAACCATCTCAGAAACAGGATGTTCTACTTGAAGTCTAGTATTCATCTCCATAAAATAGATATTTTGTTTATCATCTGCTAAAAACTCAAAAGTTCCAGCACCCTCATATTTTAAATATTTTGTAGCTTTTACTGCAACTTCCAAAAGTTTTGCTCTTGTCTCTTCATTTAATAAAATTGCTGGTGATTCTTCAATAACTTTTTGGTGTCTTCTTTGTAAAGAGCAATCTCTTTCCCCAACATGAATAGCATTTCCATGGCTATCTCCAATTACTTGAACTTCTATATGTCTAGGATTATTTATAAATCTCTCTAAATACATAGTCCCATCACCAAATGCTGCTAATGCTTCACTTGAAGCTGCAAGGTATTGTGAGTCAAAGTCTTTCTCTTCTTTGATTAATCTCATACCTCTTCCACCACCACCAGCAGATGCTTTTGCCATAATTGGATAACCAATCTCACGTGCAATTTTTTTACCTTCATCAAGAGTTCTTACTGCACCTTTACTTCCAGGAACTACAGGTACTCCTGCTTTTACCATCTCTTCTTTTGCTTTTGATTTATCAGCCATCTTTTCCATAACTTCAGAAGATGGACCAATAAATTTAATATTGTGTAGTTTACAAATCTCTACAAAATCTTGGTTTTCAGATAAAAATCCATATCCAGGGAAAATTGCATCACAACCAGTCATTTCAGCTGCTGTTATAAGAGCAGGAATATTTAAGTATGATTCACTAGATTTTGCTCCACCAATACAAACAGCTTCATCTGCATGTTTTAAATAAGAGGCATTTTTATCTCCAGCACTATAAACTGCAACAGATTTTTTACCCATCTCTTTTATAGTTCTAATAGCTCTTTGAACTATCTCACCTCTATTTGCTATTAAAATCTTTTTTATTTCTGCCATATTTTGCTTCTTAAACTTTTTCAACTATAAATATTGGCATATCATATTCAACTGGTTCACCGTTTTGAACTAAAATATCAATAATTTTACAATCATATTCAGCTTCAACCTCATTCATAATTTTCATAGCCTCTAAAATACATAGAGTTTGTCCTTTTCTAACAATATCACCAATTCCACAAAAAGATGGAGAATCAGGAGAAGGAGAAGAGTAGTAAGTTCCCACCATAGGTGCATTTATTGTTATTCCATTTACTGAATTCTCTTTTGGTGTTTCATTTGAAACAGCAGGAGTAGATAAAACAGATGAAGATGTAGAAGCAGTTTGAGCAACTGGAGCAATAGCTTGAGCCATTGGAGTTGTAGAAACTGTAGTAACCCCACCTTCAAAACCTCTTTGCATAGAGATTTCAAACTCTCCTTCTTTAACTCTTAGTTTATTAAGTTCACTTTTATCGAAAACTCTAATCAACTCTTTTATATCTTTAAAATCCATATTTAGCCTTTTTTTTAGAAAAATTTCTATGATAATATCAAAAACTTTCTAATTTTTATATTTTTATTTACAAAAATAAGCTTTTTTTAAGATTATAAATCAAATTTTGTTATAATCTTTAAAAAAAATTAGGTTAGAAATATGATTAGTGATAAAAACTTTTTAAATATTGCAAAAGAGATATCTCTTGCTTCAAAATGCGTATCAAAACAAGTTGGAGCTGTAATAGTAAAAGATGGAAGAATTCTATCAACTGGATATAATGGAACACCTTCTGGGTACCAAAATTGCAGTGATTATTGGAATGCAGAATATACAAAAGAGCACCACGAATGGTCAAAAACTTATGAGATACATGCAGAGATGAATGCTATTATTTGGGCTGCAAGAAAAGGTATTAGTATCGAAGGTGGAACAATTTATGTGACATTAGAACCTTGTAGCGAATGCTCAAAAAATCTAATAGCAAGTGGAATAAAAAGAATAGTATATGAAAAATCTTATGAACATACAAATTCGCAAATCATCTCAAAATTCTTAGAAGATAATGGTGTTGTTATAGAGCAAATTTTATAAAATTTAAGGGAATTTCGATAAAATATCCCTTTTATCAAAGAAAGGATTTCCAAAAATGCACAAATTTCTATTAGCTTTACTTTTAGGCTCAAGTTTAACATATGCTTCAACACTAAATGGTATAGCAATTACGGTTAATGATGAACCAATTACACAATATGATATTGAAAAAACAATGTCAGTAAATAAAATCTCAAAGAATGAAGCAGTTAGCTATCTTATAGATAAGATTTTATATGACCAATTAGTAAAGAAAAACAATATCTCTGCTGATATTTTTGAAACAAATGAGTATATTGAAAAACTTGCAAATTCAAATGGAATGGATGTATATGCTTTTAAATCTATTGTAAAACAAGAGTATCCAAACTATGAAGTTTTTGAGAATGAGGCAAAAAATGCTGTAATTAGACAAAAACTTATTAGTAGCTTAGTTCGTGGGCAACTTGCAATTGCAAATGATGATGATATGCAACTATATTATGAAAAAAATATAAATAAATATTTAACTTCAAAGTATTTTGAGGTTATTCAATATAGCTCTACAAATAAAAATGCACTTATTGATACAATTCAAAATCAAGCAAAAGCAAAATCAAGTGAAGTTACAAAAACTCCCTTAAGATTAGATAGTAGTAAAATTCATGCTCAGTTACAATATATTTTAAATGGAACAAAACAAAATACATTTACACCAATATTTACGGCTGATAAACAGTATGTTACTCTATTTTTAAAACAAGCAGAAGGGAAAGTTGCTTTACCTTTTG
This window contains:
- a CDS encoding asparagine synthetase B family protein, which produces MKKLDLKDFTIYFEGEIYNTNIYTFKNEFELLEDFYLKYSFDFVSKLDGNFAFCIYDKIKNLYFCSRDRFGNIPLYYYIKNEIFIFSTSIKDILKELSITPKMNKLALSKYIQYFSTFGEDTFYNDIYKLEEASYLIFEPKKELTKKRYYKINTYKAINDESIALNDLEKLLFSAIEKRLKSSPSTLLSGGVDSSLISSIYTKLSGKKIDTFSIGYSQYKNYCELSYARIASNHINSNHHEVIINKKQYLDSFYSSLEFFDEPHGDSAAIPLNFLLKNVKDFGVNSLLSGEGADELFLGYDNYAKFLKYHNFEKSLSKEQNSFLDEIISALQNNTKESEFLRRVVKKQNIYNSFGEIFNDIQKRKLFVKVPTFKNETPKKDFIDNMSYIDLKLWVSNPVLSKVYKVSNINSLQIHTPFLDNDIVKYIFSIESQLKMGDTNKYLLKKIAQKHIPNEIINRVKKGFNSPFNEWLQEEFGNSILETILEVNKQTQFFNENYLKHIFTLASSNKFKQHLYSLFVFSLWYKKIYL
- a CDS encoding acetyl-CoA carboxylase biotin carboxylase subunit, translating into MAEIKKILIANRGEIVQRAIRTIKEMGKKSVAVYSAGDKNASYLKHADEAVCIGGAKSSESYLNIPALITAAEMTGCDAIFPGYGFLSENQDFVEICKLHNIKFIGPSSEVMEKMADKSKAKEEMVKAGVPVVPGSKGAVRTLDEGKKIAREIGYPIMAKASAGGGGRGMRLIKEEKDFDSQYLAASSEALAAFGDGTMYLERFINNPRHIEVQVIGDSHGNAIHVGERDCSLQRRHQKVIEESPAILLNEETRAKLLEVAVKATKYLKYEGAGTFEFLADDKQNIYFMEMNTRLQVEHPVSEMVSGLDIVELMIKVAEGKELPAQDSIRFRGHAIECRITAEDPNTFLPCPGKITQWMVPGGRNVRVDSHIYTNYIVPPHYDSMIGKLIVWGRDRNKAINIMKRALSEFEVEGIKTNIPFHKKMMANQDFVDNNYDTKYLENYKGLDSI
- the accB gene encoding acetyl-CoA carboxylase biotin carboxyl carrier protein, with the translated sequence MDFKDIKELIRVFDKSELNKLRVKEGEFEISMQRGFEGGVTTVSTTPMAQAIAPVAQTASTSSSVLSTPAVSNETPKENSVNGITINAPMVGTYYSSPSPDSPSFCGIGDIVRKGQTLCILEAMKIMNEVEAEYDCKIIDILVQNGEPVEYDMPIFIVEKV
- a CDS encoding DEAD/DEAH box helicase; this translates as MTFKDFNFKENLQKAIDEAGFKEPSPIQIDAIPHILLGKDMVGQAHTGTGKTAAFGLPVLNQLTGKNAEAVVIVPTRELAMQVSDELFKFGKFLGINTATVYGGQSYSRQLKLMETASVIVATPGRFLDLLKNGHIKIKPRFVILDEADEMLDMGFLDDIKEIFTYLPETRQTLLFSATMPTAIKNLAKTILKEPEFVTITKADVTNKNITQTFYVVDERERDDALIRLFDYKNPKKSIIFCRTKKDVDRLSTFLISQGFMAKSLHGDMEQKQREEAIKAFKTSKLEILIATDVAARGLDVNDVTHVFNYHLPFDGESYVHRIGRTGRAGKEGVAISIVTPHEFRTLQRIEKTIGTKLESKVVPNISTVKQKKIDELKQSILDQEIKDYAIAIVEELKDEFDISTIAFKLASIIASKTYVKGNNHIGKSELDISRLIENVSRNNDRSDDRRGSSRGRGRSGGQRRDFAPRDDRGGQKKPSTSRSRTSSSRDSADKPARSSRPRRRD
- a CDS encoding peptidylprolyl isomerase, with the protein product MHKFLLALLLGSSLTYASTLNGIAITVNDEPITQYDIEKTMSVNKISKNEAVSYLIDKILYDQLVKKNNISADIFETNEYIEKLANSNGMDVYAFKSIVKQEYPNYEVFENEAKNAVIRQKLISSLVRGQLAIANDDDMQLYYEKNINKYLTSKYFEVIQYSSTNKNALIDTIQNQAKAKSSEVTKTPLRLDSSKIHAQLQYILNGTKQNTFTPIFTADKQYVTLFLKQAEGKVALPFEMVKPRVFNDIMEQREQTFLKDHFEKQKVKADIKVLR
- a CDS encoding inorganic phosphate transporter; this encodes MDIKTIKTIESATEKSLSSFAKLSLSLLFLLAVFLWTYSSHGKVPDNTFLIIGAIFGAYMALNIGANDVANNVGPAVGARALTLTGAIIIAAIFESAGAIVAGGDVVNTIKSGIIDITLISDKNSFIWAMTAGLLAGAVWLNFATSIGAPVSTTHAIVGGVMGAGIASAGFSILNWGSLAEIASSWVISPLLGGIIAASFLYFIKKQIVYKENMLEQAKKFIPILIAIMTWAFSTYLILKGLKQVIHVSFLFASGISILFSVCAYFLTKRSIDKNLSSLSNDRASVNKLFTPALIFGAALLSFAHGANDVSNAIGPLAAINDAILHEGANVNASVPFWIMVVGAIGIVIGLILYGPRLIRTVGSEITELDQMRAFSIAVATALTVILASQLGLPVSSTHIAIGGVFGVGFLREALDMTEKNYVQDIREKFKKHKKELEKNQADLSKLEAIKDKNKQTYIKIVELFKKIDEIEAQVKQEKKDFKQAKGTKYVKRDAVKKIIAAWVITVPTSALLAAGIFYMIKGIVAV
- a CDS encoding deoxycytidylate deaminase: MISDKNFLNIAKEISLASKCVSKQVGAVIVKDGRILSTGYNGTPSGYQNCSDYWNAEYTKEHHEWSKTYEIHAEMNAIIWAARKGISIEGGTIYVTLEPCSECSKNLIASGIKRIVYEKSYEHTNSQIISKFLEDNGVVIEQIL
- a CDS encoding AEC family transporter, encoding MGFIAKKKLQTQIDEKTLVLISLYYLQPIMIFWGLTKEPLNYEFIFSPIFTIICMLSTLGLMLLYSKFIFSSKTDNNIFLATALIGNTGNLGIPLGIALFGEQSVPYTSIINIANIFFMYTVSIFFFAREQFNFWQSIKSIFKIPVIWFAVFALFINYYKIPIPKEFDFALEMGAYSALTLQLMIFGTYLYSVKIKAIPWKLSLHISFVKHILLPVIGLILIINFTDLNSMIASIIIMELMVPLAVNNVNFSVIYNVKSSDVAATILVSSAIFVLLLHFYIEIIDYFIK